The Saccharopolyspora gloriosae genome has a segment encoding these proteins:
- a CDS encoding GntR family transcriptional regulator, with the protein MDLSVDPDSGVSPFEQVRSGIAERINSGELPVGAKLPTVRGLATDLGIAANTAAKAYRELEQAGLIETRGRAGTFVSAAGNRSAQRAADAAADYARTTHDLGIPPQEALSLVRAALGLPQS; encoded by the coding sequence ATGGATCTCAGCGTGGACCCCGACTCCGGGGTGAGCCCGTTCGAGCAGGTGCGGTCCGGGATCGCCGAGCGGATCAACTCCGGTGAGCTGCCGGTGGGCGCGAAGCTGCCGACGGTGCGGGGGCTCGCGACGGACCTCGGCATCGCCGCGAACACCGCCGCGAAGGCGTACCGGGAGCTGGAGCAGGCCGGTCTCATCGAGACGCGCGGCCGCGCGGGCACGTTCGTCAGCGCCGCCGGGAACCGCAGTGCCCAGCGCGCCGCCGACGCGGCCGCCGACTACGCCCGCACCACCCATGATCTGGGCATCCCGCCGCAGGAAGCGCTGTCGCTGGTCCGCGCCGCGCTGGGGTTGCCGCAGAGCTGA
- a CDS encoding Scr1 family TA system antitoxin-like transcriptional regulator has translation MLDVAEQSDVTIQILPKDCGGSPGLEGDFAVLSLPEPIPDIGYTEGPAGSLYSEDRDQVRACTLRFGALTEISLSRADSADAIMKAKKSFE, from the coding sequence TTGCTCGATGTCGCCGAGCAGTCGGATGTCACGATCCAGATCTTGCCGAAGGACTGCGGTGGCAGTCCCGGTTTGGAGGGCGACTTCGCAGTCCTGAGCCTTCCAGAACCCATCCCCGACATCGGCTACACCGAAGGGCCTGCGGGAAGCCTCTATTCGGAGGATCGAGATCAGGTCCGGGCTTGCACGCTCCGATTTGGGGCGCTGACAGAGATTTCCCTGTCCCGCGCGGACTCCGCAGATGCGATCATGAAAGCGAAGAAGAGCTTCGAGTGA
- a CDS encoding DUF397 domain-containing protein, whose translation MSKLDEYADLTWRKSSFSGGSNGGGGQCVEAAALPDGRVAVRNSNHPEDGAVLFTRAEMFAWVQGVKAGEFDDLT comes from the coding sequence ATGTCAAAACTCGATGAGTACGCCGATCTGACCTGGCGGAAAAGCAGTTTCTCCGGCGGCAGCAACGGTGGCGGTGGTCAGTGCGTTGAGGCTGCCGCGTTGCCGGACGGGCGGGTAGCCGTGCGCAACAGCAACCACCCCGAGGACGGTGCCGTGTTGTTCACCCGGGCCGAGATGTTCGCGTGGGTGCAGGGCGTCAAGGCCGGGGAGTTCGACGACCTCACCTGA
- a CDS encoding DUF305 domain-containing protein, translating into MFGRATTGLVAAGWCAVALLATAGCTSGEPAAEEPAGPPVVLPGAPGDEPSVVPSLDREHLASPAPVAAEADYVRMMIVHHEQAVTMTDLAETRAEDPRVRSLAARIGGVQPVEIGAMRGWLGTHDLPENPGGSAHEGHSGHGHSGHGAESQPMPGMATPEQLVELEKSDGAEFDRLFLQLMTAHHEGAVAMATDVLATGRDEQLHEMAQDVLVTQSDEITTMRKLAAGG; encoded by the coding sequence ATGTTCGGACGCGCGACGACCGGTCTGGTCGCGGCGGGCTGGTGCGCGGTGGCGCTGCTGGCGACCGCGGGCTGCACGAGCGGCGAACCCGCTGCCGAGGAACCGGCAGGCCCTCCCGTGGTCCTGCCCGGTGCGCCCGGTGACGAACCGAGCGTCGTGCCGTCGCTGGACCGCGAACACCTCGCGAGCCCCGCACCGGTGGCGGCCGAAGCGGACTACGTGCGGATGATGATCGTCCACCACGAGCAGGCCGTGACCATGACGGACCTCGCCGAGACCCGAGCCGAGGACCCGCGGGTGCGGTCGCTCGCCGCGCGCATCGGCGGCGTGCAGCCGGTCGAGATCGGCGCCATGCGCGGCTGGCTCGGCACCCACGATCTGCCGGAGAACCCGGGAGGTTCAGCGCACGAGGGCCACTCGGGGCACGGGCATTCCGGTCACGGCGCCGAGTCCCAGCCGATGCCGGGCATGGCGACGCCCGAGCAGCTCGTGGAGCTCGAAAAGTCCGACGGCGCGGAGTTCGATCGCCTCTTCCTCCAGCTGATGACCGCGCACCACGAGGGCGCGGTCGCGATGGCCACCGACGTGCTCGCCACCGGCCGCGACGAGCAGCTGCACGAAATGGCGCAAGACGTCCTCGTCACGCAATCCGACGAGATCACCACGATGCGGAAACTCGCCGCCGGGGGCTGA
- a CDS encoding oxidoreductase: MTTTKVLDLPGVRRVRRIGFGAMQLAGPGVLGPPADPARAEAVLRRAVELGIDHIDTSDFYGPWVVNELIAKALHPYPEGLVLATKIGAYRDHHGAFAPLAHPDALKAQVHDNLRRLHLDTLDVVYLRHIVDQPGITLQDQLGALVELREQGLLRGIGLSNVTLEQFERAQAVTPIVAVQNAYNVFDRGSAELLDRTAELDVPFAAFFPLGSAFVADSRVRGDQVVRAVAERHDTTPAQVSLAWLLHRSPNLLLIPGTSSIEHLEANSSADRVELTDSDLAELNALVSEGAAAE; encoded by the coding sequence GTGACGACGACCAAAGTTCTCGATCTGCCAGGTGTCCGCCGAGTGCGCCGCATCGGATTCGGCGCCATGCAGCTCGCCGGCCCCGGAGTCCTCGGCCCGCCCGCCGACCCGGCCCGCGCGGAGGCCGTGCTGCGCCGCGCGGTGGAACTGGGCATCGACCACATCGACACCAGCGACTTCTACGGGCCGTGGGTGGTCAACGAACTCATCGCGAAGGCCCTGCACCCCTATCCCGAGGGGTTGGTGCTGGCCACCAAGATCGGCGCCTACCGGGATCACCACGGCGCCTTCGCCCCGCTGGCGCACCCGGACGCGCTGAAGGCCCAGGTGCACGACAACCTGCGCCGCCTGCACCTCGACACCCTCGACGTGGTGTACCTGCGCCACATCGTCGATCAGCCGGGAATCACCTTGCAGGACCAGCTCGGCGCGCTCGTCGAACTGCGCGAACAGGGCCTGCTGCGCGGCATCGGCCTGTCGAACGTGACGCTCGAGCAGTTCGAGCGGGCGCAGGCGGTGACGCCGATCGTCGCGGTGCAGAACGCCTACAACGTGTTCGACCGCGGTTCCGCGGAGCTGCTGGACCGGACCGCCGAGCTGGACGTGCCGTTCGCGGCGTTCTTCCCGCTCGGTTCCGCGTTCGTCGCCGACAGCCGGGTGCGCGGCGACCAGGTCGTGCGGGCGGTCGCGGAACGTCACGACACCACTCCCGCTCAGGTGTCACTGGCTTGGCTGCTGCACCGGTCGCCGAACCTGCTGCTGATCCCGGGCACCTCGTCGATCGAGCACTTGGAAGCCAACTCTTCGGCCGATCGGGTGGAGCTGACGGACTCCGACCTCGCCGAGCTCAACGCCCTCGTGAGCGAAGGCGCGGCCGCGGAGTGA
- a CDS encoding LVIVD repeat-containing protein, with amino-acid sequence MGIGQRSRRRVAGVLAATVPLVLGVVFAAPSSATPPNEHPEDTSGAAVQARPADTDHSANIEHLANVPKQAPFDNLDAYGTDIAFKGDHAYVGNYDGVVVYDIKQPEQPKVLTQIVCPGGQGDVSISGNLLFVSTDYPRTNDSCDSQETDAADPQGWEGMKVFDVSDPAKPRYVSAIPTDCGSHTHTLVPDKAGEAVYLYVSSYGPSAEFPNCQPPHDKISIIKVPLDNPAAPELIDAPVLFPEGGNPGAPEGISETTGCHDITVFPERDLAAGACMGDGVLFDISDPAKPKVTERVRDDENFAFWHSATFNNDGTKVVFTDELGGGGAATCNSQVGPHRGADGVYDITGSGADAKLNFRSYFKLPREQADTENCVAHNGSLIPVPGRDIMVQAWYQGGVSVWDFTDSANPQEIAHFDRPPFDPNELQLAGSWSAYYYNGHIYSSGIQEGLDVLALNDPRTDPAKDVRYEEFNPQTQPVYAS; translated from the coding sequence GTGGGTATCGGTCAGCGCAGCAGGAGGCGCGTCGCGGGGGTCCTCGCCGCGACCGTGCCGTTAGTGCTCGGCGTGGTGTTCGCCGCGCCGTCCTCGGCGACACCGCCGAACGAGCATCCCGAGGACACTTCCGGTGCCGCCGTGCAGGCACGGCCCGCGGACACCGATCACAGCGCGAACATCGAGCACTTGGCGAACGTGCCGAAGCAGGCGCCGTTCGACAACCTCGACGCCTACGGCACGGACATCGCGTTCAAGGGCGATCACGCCTACGTCGGCAACTACGACGGTGTCGTCGTCTACGACATCAAGCAGCCGGAACAGCCGAAGGTCCTCACCCAGATCGTGTGCCCCGGCGGGCAGGGCGACGTGTCGATCTCCGGGAACCTGCTGTTCGTCTCCACGGACTACCCGCGCACCAACGACAGCTGCGACAGCCAGGAGACCGACGCCGCCGACCCGCAGGGCTGGGAAGGCATGAAGGTCTTCGACGTGAGCGACCCGGCGAAGCCGCGCTACGTCTCCGCGATCCCCACGGATTGCGGCTCGCACACGCACACGCTGGTGCCGGACAAGGCCGGTGAGGCCGTGTACCTGTACGTCTCGTCGTACGGACCGTCGGCGGAGTTCCCGAACTGCCAGCCGCCGCACGACAAGATCTCGATCATCAAGGTGCCGTTGGACAACCCGGCCGCGCCCGAACTCATCGACGCCCCGGTGCTGTTCCCGGAGGGCGGCAACCCCGGTGCACCCGAGGGCATCAGCGAGACCACCGGCTGCCACGACATCACCGTGTTCCCGGAGCGCGACCTCGCCGCCGGGGCGTGCATGGGTGACGGCGTGCTGTTCGACATCTCCGATCCGGCGAAGCCGAAGGTGACCGAGCGGGTCCGCGACGACGAGAACTTCGCGTTCTGGCACTCCGCCACGTTCAACAACGACGGCACGAAGGTCGTGTTCACCGACGAGCTGGGCGGTGGCGGCGCCGCCACCTGCAACTCGCAGGTGGGGCCGCATCGCGGCGCGGACGGCGTCTACGACATCACCGGTTCCGGGGCGGACGCGAAGCTGAACTTCCGCAGCTACTTCAAGCTGCCCCGCGAGCAGGCCGACACCGAGAACTGCGTGGCGCACAACGGGTCCCTGATCCCCGTGCCGGGCCGCGACATCATGGTGCAGGCCTGGTACCAGGGCGGTGTCTCGGTGTGGGACTTCACGGATTCGGCGAATCCGCAGGAGATCGCGCACTTCGACCGCCCGCCGTTCGACCCGAATGAGCTCCAGCTCGCCGGATCGTGGTCGGCGTACTACTACAACGGCCACATCTATTCCAGCGGCATCCAGGAAGGCCTCGACGTGCTCGCGCTGAACGACCCGCGCACCGACCCGGCCAAGGACGTCCGCTACGAGGAGTTCAACCCGCAGACCCAACCGGTCTACGCGAGCTGA
- a CDS encoding bifunctional diguanylate cyclase/phosphodiesterase, producing the protein MGDPLDTGNEAGPLPERTGWRATLVLRWAQRLIDCSPDIRLSEADLQQELAKLVDELAEALQDPARAEESGRIVGERLVELHATGDRSLACTLELIRDCVVGESGVGAVGHLLQLLTSIAAAYSAADRERAEVERRNNTQALLRADRELKASDARFREVFTSTPIGVAISDLDGRFMEVNPALAEILRHSEDELLTMAVHDLFHPEEAAYLNAAYAELAEGGPGQRLRERRRLLRADGEQAWTYLAVSLLRGADGEPKHIVTMVEDISDLYLLQERIQYQALHDAMTGLANRQYFRTRLEAAQGNFPPDGMLTLYHLGLDGFELINDGLGYETGDKVIRAVAHRLEQLVENEEALVARFGGTEFAILISESPHTPAIPEFAALINEELSEPIYIGQHGIATSASIGVVRRTVSEGDPTNMMWAADVALRRAEIAGARQWELYDPDLAPDERTEAQLAAIMPGALELGEFEVCYRPTVSLATGSLISVEAQLRWSPPGHGALGHSECLELAERSGVTLALRDWMLRAAWEQVATWNRAGYGTCFLMELSENQVRDPDLVALVRSVIEDGDLDAKWMHLAMPTRAVMDASEEMLENIRLLRNLGVRPLLHSFSGSAPELRSLRRIPVEGARLAEELVDMVHGCEDQDDPAVRAVWQLIPLMHDSGVKICTGDISDEKQQRHWVEAGCDFAVGSLYGAPATAWDAQALLRAFGVAQPPHSHD; encoded by the coding sequence ATGGGTGACCCCCTCGACACGGGGAACGAGGCCGGGCCGCTGCCGGAACGCACCGGGTGGCGCGCGACGCTGGTCCTGCGGTGGGCGCAACGCCTTATCGACTGTTCCCCGGACATCCGGTTGTCCGAGGCGGATCTCCAGCAGGAGCTGGCGAAACTCGTCGACGAGTTGGCCGAGGCGCTGCAGGACCCGGCGCGCGCCGAGGAATCCGGCCGCATCGTGGGGGAGCGGCTGGTCGAACTGCACGCCACCGGCGACCGCAGCCTGGCGTGCACGCTGGAACTGATCCGGGACTGCGTCGTCGGCGAATCCGGAGTGGGCGCGGTGGGACACCTGCTGCAACTGCTCACCTCGATCGCCGCGGCCTACTCGGCGGCCGACCGGGAACGCGCCGAAGTCGAACGGCGCAACAACACGCAGGCGTTGCTGCGCGCCGACCGGGAGCTCAAGGCCAGCGACGCCAGGTTCCGCGAAGTGTTCACCAGCACGCCCATCGGCGTCGCCATCAGCGACCTCGACGGCCGGTTCATGGAGGTCAACCCCGCGCTGGCCGAGATCCTCCGGCACAGCGAGGACGAGCTGCTGACGATGGCCGTCCACGATCTGTTCCACCCCGAGGAGGCCGCGTACCTCAACGCCGCCTACGCCGAACTCGCCGAAGGCGGGCCGGGACAGCGGCTGCGGGAGCGACGCAGGCTGCTGCGCGCCGACGGCGAACAGGCGTGGACGTACCTGGCGGTGTCGCTGCTGCGCGGCGCCGACGGGGAACCGAAGCACATCGTCACGATGGTCGAGGACATCAGCGACCTCTACCTGCTGCAGGAACGCATCCAGTACCAGGCGCTGCACGATGCGATGACGGGGTTGGCGAACCGGCAGTACTTCCGCACCCGCCTGGAGGCCGCGCAGGGGAACTTCCCGCCGGACGGCATGCTCACGCTCTACCACCTGGGGCTCGACGGGTTCGAGCTGATCAACGACGGTCTCGGCTACGAGACCGGGGACAAGGTGATCCGGGCCGTCGCGCACCGGCTGGAGCAGCTGGTGGAGAACGAGGAAGCGCTCGTCGCCCGCTTCGGCGGCACCGAATTCGCCATCCTCATCAGCGAATCCCCGCACACCCCGGCGATCCCGGAGTTCGCCGCGCTGATCAACGAAGAGCTGTCGGAGCCGATCTACATCGGCCAGCACGGCATCGCGACCTCGGCGAGCATCGGCGTGGTGCGCCGCACCGTGTCCGAAGGCGACCCGACGAACATGATGTGGGCGGCCGACGTGGCACTGCGCCGCGCGGAGATCGCCGGAGCCCGCCAGTGGGAGCTCTACGACCCGGACCTGGCCCCCGACGAGCGGACCGAGGCGCAACTGGCGGCGATCATGCCGGGCGCTTTGGAACTCGGCGAGTTCGAAGTCTGCTACCGGCCGACGGTGAGCCTGGCCACCGGATCCCTGATCAGCGTCGAGGCGCAGCTGCGGTGGAGCCCGCCAGGTCACGGAGCGCTCGGGCACAGCGAATGCCTGGAACTGGCCGAACGCTCCGGCGTGACGCTGGCGCTGCGGGACTGGATGCTGCGCGCGGCCTGGGAACAGGTCGCCACCTGGAACCGAGCCGGATACGGCACCTGCTTTCTGATGGAGCTCAGCGAAAACCAGGTCCGCGACCCCGATCTGGTGGCGCTGGTGCGATCCGTCATCGAGGACGGTGATCTCGACGCGAAGTGGATGCACCTGGCGATGCCGACGAGGGCGGTGATGGACGCGTCCGAGGAAATGCTGGAGAACATCCGCCTGCTGCGGAACCTCGGCGTTCGTCCGCTGCTGCACAGCTTCTCCGGTTCCGCGCCGGAACTCCGGTCGTTGCGCCGCATTCCGGTGGAAGGGGCGCGGTTGGCCGAGGAGCTGGTCGACATGGTTCACGGTTGCGAAGACCAGGACGATCCGGCTGTGCGTGCGGTGTGGCAACTCATCCCGTTGATGCATGACAGTGGGGTGAAGATCTGTACCGGGGACATCTCGGACGAGAAGCAGCAGCGGCATTGGGTTGAGGCCGGGTGTGACTTCGCTGTGGGGTCGCTTTACGGGGCGCCGGCTACTGCGTGGGATGCGCAGGCTTTGCTGCGTGCTTTTGGGGTTGCGCAGCCGCCGCACTCGCACGATTGA
- a CDS encoding tetratricopeptide repeat protein, whose product MADEIRNVFSGTARNVVQVGKVHGGVHFHQPAAPETPVPRQLPARVSHFTDRETSLSALDSWLAEPAESAAPTWLIVGSGGVGKTSLAAFWAHRVRDRFPDGDLYLDLRGHHIDRKRDADEALDEMLRALGVPDDRLPVATDAKSSMYRTMLTGRHMLIVLDNAATAEQVRPLLPGSAPCRVVVTSRNRLASLTAREGATRMSLDVLPPDRAIELLRRAAGADRVDAEPEAAVELAGYCGFLPLALRIAAERLVAGSHLRVAELVEELADERERLDALTVEEDEFTTVRAVFSWSYRSLQPDVARLFRLLGLAESPDLSLDAVAALAGLSRAKTRRLLDSLVGAHLLDEHRAQRYRFHDLLGLYAAECARHDESAEERDAAVRRLLSWYLHATIAASWQAAPSFSRIPMEPPESPGSIPEFADRPAALHFYDEERENLKAVVRQASSLGEHLFGWQLPVAMFAFMLSRRPVADWLETHRIGLASARALGDELAEAWLLTSDAIALGTLHEHQKALVELQRAVWLWERVGPEWAHAWALRDLGSVYYGLGRDAEADETLERAYAMHVALGDEWGEATALSALAKAECRLGQFGEAIPHLQRAIEIRRSHGDRRNEAGCLSEIGLVLGAMGSTDEAAEHLEQALALHQETEFGYGEALDRERLADLYESTGRPEQAREQRRAAARLYDELGVPHELAG is encoded by the coding sequence ATGGCCGATGAGATCCGGAACGTCTTCTCCGGAACCGCGCGCAACGTCGTGCAGGTCGGGAAGGTCCACGGGGGCGTGCACTTCCACCAGCCGGCTGCGCCCGAGACCCCGGTGCCGCGACAGCTGCCCGCGCGCGTTTCGCACTTCACCGACCGCGAGACCAGCCTGAGCGCGCTGGACTCCTGGCTGGCCGAGCCCGCCGAGTCCGCCGCGCCGACCTGGTTGATCGTCGGTTCCGGGGGCGTCGGGAAGACCTCGCTCGCCGCTTTCTGGGCGCACCGGGTGCGGGACCGGTTCCCCGACGGGGACCTGTACCTGGACCTGCGCGGCCACCACATCGATCGCAAGCGGGATGCGGACGAGGCGCTCGACGAAATGCTGCGCGCACTGGGCGTGCCCGACGACCGGCTGCCCGTCGCCACCGATGCGAAATCCTCGATGTACCGGACCATGCTGACCGGCCGCCATATGCTGATCGTGCTCGACAACGCCGCCACCGCCGAACAGGTCCGACCGCTGTTGCCAGGTTCCGCGCCCTGCCGGGTTGTGGTCACCAGCCGCAACCGGTTGGCGAGCCTGACGGCCAGGGAAGGAGCAACCCGGATGTCGCTGGACGTGCTGCCGCCGGACCGCGCGATCGAACTTCTCCGCAGAGCCGCCGGTGCCGACCGAGTCGACGCCGAGCCTGAGGCCGCCGTCGAACTCGCCGGGTATTGCGGATTCCTGCCGCTGGCGCTGCGCATCGCCGCCGAACGACTCGTCGCCGGATCGCACCTGCGGGTCGCCGAGCTCGTGGAAGAGCTCGCCGATGAACGCGAACGGCTGGACGCACTGACCGTCGAGGAGGACGAGTTCACCACGGTGCGCGCGGTCTTCTCGTGGTCCTACCGCTCGCTCCAGCCGGATGTCGCGCGGCTGTTCCGGCTGCTCGGGCTCGCCGAAAGCCCGGACCTCAGCCTGGACGCGGTGGCCGCGCTGGCCGGGCTGTCGCGCGCCAAGACCCGCCGATTGCTCGACTCCCTGGTCGGCGCGCACCTGCTCGACGAGCACCGGGCGCAGCGCTACCGGTTCCACGACCTGCTCGGCCTCTACGCCGCCGAATGCGCGCGGCACGACGAGAGCGCCGAAGAACGCGACGCGGCCGTGCGCAGACTGCTGTCCTGGTATCTGCACGCCACGATCGCCGCCTCGTGGCAGGCGGCACCGAGCTTCAGCCGGATCCCGATGGAGCCGCCGGAATCCCCCGGTTCGATACCGGAATTCGCCGATCGCCCGGCCGCGCTGCACTTCTACGACGAGGAGCGGGAGAACCTGAAAGCCGTGGTCCGGCAGGCTTCTTCGCTCGGGGAGCACCTCTTCGGCTGGCAGCTGCCGGTGGCGATGTTCGCCTTCATGCTTTCCCGGCGCCCGGTGGCCGATTGGTTGGAGACGCACCGCATCGGGCTCGCTTCCGCCCGCGCGCTCGGCGACGAGCTCGCCGAGGCTTGGCTGCTGACCAGCGACGCCATCGCGTTAGGAACGTTGCACGAACACCAGAAGGCGCTGGTGGAGTTGCAGCGGGCGGTATGGCTGTGGGAGCGGGTCGGCCCGGAGTGGGCACATGCGTGGGCGCTGCGCGACCTCGGCAGCGTGTACTACGGGCTGGGCCGTGACGCGGAGGCCGACGAGACGTTGGAACGCGCCTACGCCATGCACGTCGCGCTGGGCGACGAGTGGGGTGAGGCCACCGCGTTGAGCGCGCTGGCCAAGGCCGAGTGCCGCCTCGGGCAGTTCGGCGAAGCGATCCCGCACCTGCAACGGGCCATTGAGATCCGCCGCTCGCACGGCGACCGCCGGAACGAGGCCGGCTGCCTGAGCGAGATCGGCCTGGTGCTGGGCGCGATGGGCAGCACCGACGAAGCAGCCGAACACCTCGAACAAGCGCTGGCTTTGCACCAGGAAACCGAGTTCGGCTACGGCGAGGCCCTGGATCGCGAGCGGCTCGCCGACCTCTACGAGAGCACCGGCCGCCCCGAGCAGGCCCGCGAGCAGCGCCGGGCGGCCGCGCGGCTCTACGACGAGCTCGGCGTCCCGCACGAGCTCGCCGGGTGA
- a CDS encoding aminoglycoside phosphotransferase, translating into MAPNEIPNDEADEMFAAWMRQNLDRAAEHFEVRLVGEPVFGWRLRSIGAAVLSSDGPRWLRVVSEEIHWAEGDWWTGNADSNAITGVRKPRVLGLVEWELSETRRQRGELMTFVPGQRCSDTDVLREELDLSDEWWAELRGALDTIRAVPTLRLRNDEPDIQRAVRDKLGHDLDIEHWDTVHGDLHWANLVRPRFGLLDWELWGRGPAGTDAASLYCYSLLVPPIAAKVRDTFADVLDTADGTTALRYVAARALHRVDMGDHPDLADPLRELVARL; encoded by the coding sequence GTGGCACCGAACGAGATTCCGAACGACGAAGCCGACGAGATGTTCGCCGCGTGGATGCGGCAGAACCTGGACCGGGCCGCCGAGCACTTCGAAGTGCGCCTGGTGGGGGAGCCCGTGTTCGGCTGGCGGCTGCGGTCCATCGGCGCGGCCGTGCTCAGCTCCGACGGCCCGCGCTGGTTGCGCGTGGTGTCGGAGGAGATCCACTGGGCCGAAGGGGACTGGTGGACCGGCAACGCCGACTCCAACGCGATCACCGGCGTGCGCAAACCACGAGTCCTCGGCCTGGTGGAGTGGGAACTGTCCGAGACGCGGCGGCAACGCGGCGAGCTGATGACCTTCGTACCGGGGCAGCGCTGCTCGGACACCGACGTGCTGCGCGAAGAGCTCGACCTGTCCGACGAGTGGTGGGCGGAGCTGCGCGGCGCGCTCGACACGATCCGCGCGGTGCCGACCCTGCGGCTGCGCAACGACGAACCCGACATCCAGCGAGCAGTGCGGGACAAGCTCGGCCACGACCTCGACATCGAGCACTGGGACACGGTGCACGGCGATCTGCACTGGGCGAACCTGGTACGTCCCCGGTTCGGCCTGCTCGACTGGGAGCTGTGGGGGCGCGGACCGGCGGGAACGGACGCGGCCTCGCTGTACTGCTACAGCCTGCTCGTCCCGCCGATCGCCGCGAAGGTCCGGGACACCTTCGCCGACGTCCTCGACACCGCAGACGGCACCACGGCCCTGCGCTACGTCGCGGCCCGCGCCCTGCACCGCGTCGACATGGGCGACCACCCGGACCTCGCCGACCCGCTCCGGGAGCTCGTCGCCCGGCTCTGA
- a CDS encoding IS5 family transposase — translation MSRPRPWEVSDELWAVIAPLLPRHERRFRHPGRCRIDDRKALQGVLFVLYTGIQWEFLPQELGFGSGSTCWRRLAEWQQAGVWEQLEEVLLAKLRAADQLDFSRAVVDSSQIQAKRGRGSPKVGKSPVDRGRPGSKHHIITDARGTPLQVLLTGSNRNDVTQLIPLIEAVPPVRGVRGRPRRTPRHVYADRGYDHDKYRHQLRDRNITPRIARRGDQHESGLGTLRWVVEAAFAWLHGPRKLRIRWETRDDIHEGLLHLTHCMILARKLLATAF, via the coding sequence ATGTCTCGCCCGAGGCCGTGGGAGGTCAGTGACGAGCTGTGGGCGGTGATCGCACCGTTGCTGCCCAGGCATGAACGAAGGTTTCGGCATCCGGGGCGGTGTCGGATCGATGACCGTAAGGCGTTGCAGGGTGTGTTGTTCGTGCTCTACACCGGTATCCAGTGGGAGTTCCTGCCCCAGGAACTCGGGTTCGGTTCGGGCTCGACGTGCTGGCGCCGGTTGGCGGAGTGGCAGCAGGCCGGTGTCTGGGAACAGCTGGAGGAGGTCCTGCTGGCCAAGCTGCGTGCGGCCGATCAGCTGGATTTCTCCCGCGCAGTGGTGGACTCCTCGCAGATCCAGGCCAAACGAGGACGTGGTTCCCCAAAAGTGGGCAAGAGCCCGGTTGATCGGGGCAGGCCGGGCTCGAAACACCACATCATCACCGACGCCCGCGGAACCCCGCTACAAGTGCTGCTGACCGGCAGCAACCGCAACGACGTCACCCAGCTGATACCGCTGATCGAGGCGGTCCCACCGGTACGCGGAGTCCGAGGCCGACCCCGCCGCACACCCCGTCACGTCTACGCCGACCGCGGCTATGACCACGACAAATACCGGCACCAGCTACGGGACCGCAACATCACACCCCGCATCGCACGTCGCGGTGATCAGCACGAATCCGGCCTCGGCACACTCCGCTGGGTCGTCGAAGCCGCCTTCGCCTGGCTCCACGGTCCCCGCAAACTCCGCATCCGCTGGGAAACCCGCGACGACATCCACGAAGGCCTACTCCACCTCACCCACTGCATGATCCTCGCCCGCAAACTCCTTGCCACAGCATTCTGA
- a CDS encoding DUF397 domain-containing protein — MSQLDGNGSLNWRKSSFSGGGSNGGGQCVEAAALPDGRIAAQWQAPRRGCRVVHPC; from the coding sequence ATGTCACAGCTCGACGGAAATGGCAGCCTGAACTGGCGCAAGAGCAGCTTCTCTGGCGGGGGAAGCAATGGTGGCGGTCAGTGTGTGGAGGCTGCCGCGTTACCCGATGGCCGCATTGCGGCGCAATGGCAAGCTCCCAGAAGAGGGTGCCGTGTTGTTCACCCGTGCTGA
- a CDS encoding multidrug efflux SMR transporter, with amino-acid sequence MSWIVLVISGVLEAVWATALGKSDGLSRLGPSVVFFTALAASMAGLAYAMRELPVGTSYAVWVGIGAVLTVLYAMATGGEPVSVLKVVFLAAIVGGVIGLKLIH; translated from the coding sequence ATGTCGTGGATCGTCCTGGTCATTTCCGGTGTGCTCGAAGCCGTGTGGGCGACGGCCCTGGGCAAGTCCGATGGCCTCAGCAGGCTCGGCCCGTCCGTGGTGTTCTTCACCGCCCTGGCCGCGAGCATGGCGGGCCTCGCCTACGCGATGCGCGAGCTCCCCGTCGGCACCTCCTACGCGGTGTGGGTGGGCATCGGCGCGGTGCTCACCGTCCTGTACGCGATGGCCACCGGTGGCGAACCGGTGTCCGTGCTCAAGGTCGTCTTCCTCGCCGCGATCGTCGGCGGCGTCATCGGCCTCAAACTCATCCACTGA